From the Acinetobacter wanghuae genome, one window contains:
- a CDS encoding Bug family tripartite tricarboxylate transporter substrate binding protein: protein MAIGKIPKILNGSIHYKDVAMKNLKLVAVACASLAIVGCGSGNASKEAGQPKRPECIAPAKPGGGFDMTCKLIQSGFKQTEVLKDPIRVTYMPGGVGAVAYNKIVNNDPANNNAVIAFSTGSLLNLAQGKFGSFTEKDVKWLSGVAVDYGLVAVHKDSPLKTLDDLMKALKKNPKVISFGGAGSVGGQDWMQTAILAKKAGVNPADMSFVALEGGGEVLTSLLGQHIQVGVGNVSEVGSHLEAGNIRILAVFSDKRLEGKFSQLPTAKEQGYDLEWPVIRGFYMGPKVSDEAYNWWKNAFDKMMADQKFDAVRENQDLLPFELSGEELAKYVYKQTEEMRQLSQEYKLSK from the coding sequence ATGGCTATAGGTAAGATTCCTAAAATATTAAATGGATCAATTCATTATAAGGATGTAGCAATGAAAAACTTAAAATTAGTCGCAGTAGCTTGTGCCAGTTTGGCAATCGTTGGATGTGGCTCGGGCAATGCTTCTAAAGAAGCAGGTCAGCCGAAGCGACCTGAATGTATCGCTCCTGCTAAACCAGGTGGCGGGTTTGATATGACCTGTAAGTTGATTCAATCAGGCTTCAAGCAAACTGAAGTCCTGAAAGATCCGATCCGTGTAACTTATATGCCAGGCGGTGTTGGGGCGGTAGCCTATAACAAGATTGTGAACAATGATCCGGCAAATAATAATGCGGTGATCGCATTTTCTACCGGCTCACTGTTGAATTTGGCACAAGGTAAATTCGGGAGTTTCACGGAAAAAGACGTGAAATGGCTGTCTGGTGTAGCAGTAGATTATGGTCTGGTTGCAGTACATAAAGACTCACCATTAAAAACGCTAGATGATCTGATGAAAGCCCTGAAAAAAAATCCAAAAGTGATCAGCTTTGGTGGTGCGGGCAGTGTCGGTGGTCAGGACTGGATGCAAACTGCAATCTTGGCGAAAAAAGCTGGTGTGAATCCTGCTGACATGAGTTTCGTCGCACTTGAGGGTGGTGGTGAAGTTTTAACTTCACTACTTGGGCAGCATATTCAAGTAGGTGTTGGTAATGTCAGCGAAGTAGGTTCTCATCTTGAAGCAGGAAATATCCGAATCTTGGCTGTTTTCTCTGACAAACGTTTGGAAGGTAAATTCTCTCAATTGCCAACTGCGAAAGAGCAAGGCTATGACCTGGAATGGCCTGTGATCCGTGGTTTCTACATGGGACCAAAAGTAAGCGATGAAGCTTATAATTGGTGGAAGAATGCGTTCGACAAAATGATGGCTGATCAAAAATTTGATGCAGTACGTGAAAACCAAGATCTACTCCCATTTGAGTTAAGTGGTGAGGAATTGGCTAAGTACGTTTATAAGCAGACTGAGGAAATGCGTCAGTTATCGCAAGAATATAAATTATCAAAATAA
- the tcuB gene encoding tricarballylate utilization 4Fe-4S protein TcuB — protein MNSSVKTMIPVVQLTDNEEQVKQALQICNACRYCETFCAVFPAMTKRLEFTQADIHYMANLCHNCGACLHACQYAPPHEFGVNIPQAMAQVRLETYQEFAVPASFGAIYKKTGIALVSVMTVIFFLLMLAGVWMNGTDLFGQYQGNFYAIFPHNFLAVLFGSVFITSIILLGLGIAKFWKQTSKIIPEGVAQPDILQASKNVLTLKYLDGGHGKGCNEEDDRYTQIRRVFHHFTMYGFLLCFLATSVATAYHYFLGLAAPYSYTSLPVILGTLGGIGLVVGPVGLLYLNIKRHPLHGDVKQKPMDRGFIFLLLLISITGLALLAFRDSSAMALLLIIHLATVMTFFLTIPFGKFAHGFYRSAALLKFAVEERIAKQKVKAK, from the coding sequence ATGAATTCCAGTGTAAAAACTATGATTCCTGTCGTGCAGCTGACAGATAATGAAGAGCAAGTTAAACAGGCTTTACAGATTTGTAATGCGTGTCGTTACTGTGAAACTTTCTGTGCCGTATTCCCGGCAATGACCAAACGTCTTGAATTTACTCAAGCTGATATTCATTACATGGCAAATCTATGCCATAACTGTGGTGCCTGTTTACATGCCTGCCAATATGCGCCACCACATGAGTTTGGCGTCAATATTCCACAAGCGATGGCACAAGTACGTTTAGAAACTTATCAGGAATTTGCAGTACCAGCTTCTTTTGGTGCAATTTATAAGAAAACGGGGATTGCTTTAGTCTCTGTGATGACTGTTATTTTCTTCCTGTTAATGCTAGCAGGGGTGTGGATGAATGGCACAGACTTATTTGGTCAATACCAAGGTAATTTCTATGCGATCTTCCCGCATAACTTCCTTGCTGTTCTATTCGGTTCAGTATTTATCACATCGATTATATTGCTTGGTCTAGGCATAGCGAAATTCTGGAAACAGACGTCTAAAATCATTCCAGAAGGTGTAGCGCAACCAGATATTCTGCAAGCTTCTAAAAATGTTCTGACACTGAAATATTTAGATGGTGGACATGGTAAGGGCTGTAATGAGGAAGATGATCGTTATACCCAGATCCGTCGTGTATTCCATCATTTCACCATGTACGGTTTTTTACTCTGTTTCCTAGCGACTAGCGTTGCAACTGCTTATCACTATTTCTTAGGTCTAGCAGCACCATATAGCTATACCAGCTTGCCAGTTATTTTAGGAACGCTTGGTGGTATTGGACTAGTAGTTGGTCCAGTCGGTCTACTGTACCTGAATATTAAACGTCATCCGTTACATGGCGATGTAAAGCAAAAGCCAATGGATCGCGGTTTTATCTTCCTGTTGCTGCTCATTAGTATTACTGGTTTGGCGTTACTCGCCTTCCGTGACAGCTCAGCGATGGCTCTATTACTGATTATCCACTTAGCAACCGTGATGACCTTCTTCCTGACTATTCCTTTTGGCAAATTCGCTCACGGTTTTTACCGTAGTGCAGCCTTACTGAAGTTTGCTGTAGAAGAACGTATTGCTAAACAGAAGGTAAAAGCAAAGTAA
- the tcuA gene encoding FAD-dependent tricarballylate dehydrogenase TcuA, with protein sequence MHDVIVIGGGNAALCAALTAREAGASVLLLEAAPKEWRGGNSQHTRNLRCMHDAPQDVLIDAYPEEEYWQDLLKVTAGKTNEHLARLVIRSTATCRDWMRKHGVNFQPPLSGALHVARTNAFFMGGGKALVNAYFRSAQNLGVEIRYNTKITELIIEDGVFKAVVTEDGTRLEGASCVLAAGGFESNREWLREAWGQNENGEWPADNFIIRGTRFNQGNLLKFMIDQGADIIGDPSQSHCVAVDARAPLYDGGICTRIDCVSLGIVVNKNAERFYDEGEDFWPKRYAIWGRLVAKQPNQIAYSIIDSKSVGRFMPPVFEGTKANTIEELAQKLNLDVETFSKTVTDYNNACVKGEFNHTVLDNCYTENLTPSKTHWAVALDKPPFYAYALRPGITFTYLGLKVEDDAAVRFNNKPSPNLYVAGEMMAGNVLGQGYTAGVGMSIGTTFGRIAGKNAAKAAFKQGA encoded by the coding sequence ATGCATGATGTAATTGTGATTGGCGGTGGGAATGCCGCATTATGTGCAGCACTCACTGCACGAGAAGCGGGTGCTTCAGTATTACTTTTGGAGGCAGCTCCCAAAGAATGGCGAGGTGGAAACTCACAGCACACACGTAATTTACGTTGTATGCATGATGCGCCTCAGGATGTGCTGATCGATGCCTATCCTGAAGAAGAATACTGGCAAGATTTATTAAAAGTTACTGCTGGTAAAACCAATGAGCATTTGGCTCGTCTTGTTATTCGTTCGACTGCAACCTGCCGTGACTGGATGCGTAAGCATGGTGTAAATTTTCAACCTCCTTTATCTGGTGCTCTGCATGTAGCACGAACTAATGCTTTCTTTATGGGGGGTGGAAAGGCCCTCGTCAATGCTTATTTCAGAAGTGCTCAAAACCTTGGGGTTGAGATTCGTTATAACACCAAAATTACTGAACTGATTATTGAAGATGGTGTGTTTAAGGCTGTCGTGACGGAAGATGGCACACGTTTAGAAGGGGCTTCCTGTGTGCTTGCAGCGGGTGGATTTGAATCCAACCGTGAATGGTTACGTGAAGCTTGGGGGCAAAATGAAAATGGCGAATGGCCTGCAGATAATTTCATTATTCGTGGTACCCGCTTTAATCAAGGCAATTTGTTAAAGTTTATGATCGATCAAGGTGCCGATATTATCGGCGATCCATCACAGTCGCACTGTGTCGCTGTTGATGCACGTGCTCCACTTTATGATGGTGGTATTTGTACTCGTATCGACTGCGTATCTTTAGGCATTGTAGTAAATAAAAATGCTGAACGTTTCTATGATGAGGGTGAGGATTTCTGGCCGAAACGCTATGCCATCTGGGGTCGTCTAGTCGCAAAACAACCTAACCAAATTGCTTACTCAATTATCGATTCCAAATCTGTCGGTCGTTTTATGCCACCAGTATTTGAAGGCACAAAAGCGAACACGATTGAAGAGCTAGCACAAAAACTTAATTTAGATGTAGAGACTTTCTCTAAAACGGTAACTGACTATAACAATGCCTGTGTTAAAGGTGAGTTCAATCATACCGTACTCGATAACTGTTATACCGAGAATCTGACTCCGTCTAAAACCCACTGGGCTGTCGCTTTAGACAAGCCGCCGTTCTATGCCTACGCATTACGTCCTGGTATTACTTTCACTTATTTAGGGTTGAAAGTCGAAGATGATGCTGCAGTTCGTTTTAATAACAAACCAAGTCCAAATTTGTATGTGGCTGGTGAAATGATGGCAGGTAATGTTTTGGGGCAAGGTTATACCGCAGGAGTGGGCATGTCGATTGGAACCACCTTTGGACGTATTGCCGGCAAAAATGCTGCTAAAGCTGCATTCAAGCAGGGAGCTTAA
- a CDS encoding LysR family transcriptional regulator, translating into MELKQLKYFITIVESGSLGKAAQKLDVGTSALSQQISKLEDELCTRLLSRTSSGVTPTPAGLAFFKQAQLSLRHVQYAIEAAHSSRLTGHVSVGFSPSIASVLGIPFMQLMSERYPDIKIHLVESLSGNLTNLVNSRQLDIAIIFTQDVDANWSVQPLLKEQMFLMANRALLLQYNFEDCIQNGQIDLERVNRLPLVLPSQRHGLRKFLDQKVELLDVDYEIDGLHLLMNCVSNLNVATIQPVSAHFDYLKSDICLLKVVEPELDRINYLISISEEELSPASLATKVAIKSCVKDLINKGLWPSAELLDF; encoded by the coding sequence GTGGAATTAAAACAGCTAAAATACTTTATTACAATTGTAGAGTCTGGGAGTCTAGGTAAGGCTGCTCAGAAACTAGATGTTGGAACATCTGCATTAAGTCAGCAAATTTCAAAATTAGAAGATGAATTATGCACTCGTTTGTTAAGCCGTACTTCTAGCGGAGTTACACCTACGCCAGCAGGTTTAGCTTTTTTTAAACAAGCGCAATTATCTTTACGTCACGTACAGTATGCAATTGAAGCAGCACATTCCTCTCGTCTGACAGGTCATGTCAGTGTGGGCTTTTCACCAAGTATTGCATCTGTACTCGGCATACCATTTATGCAACTTATGTCTGAACGGTATCCGGATATCAAAATCCATTTAGTTGAAAGCTTATCTGGGAATCTCACGAACCTTGTGAATTCAAGGCAACTTGATATCGCTATTATTTTTACCCAAGATGTAGATGCTAATTGGTCTGTTCAACCTTTATTGAAAGAACAAATGTTTTTGATGGCTAATAGGGCCTTGTTACTCCAATATAATTTTGAAGATTGTATTCAAAATGGTCAAATTGATTTAGAGAGGGTGAACCGTTTACCGTTAGTTTTGCCTAGCCAAAGACATGGTCTACGTAAATTTTTAGATCAAAAGGTTGAATTATTAGATGTGGACTATGAAATTGATGGGCTACATTTATTAATGAACTGTGTTAGTAACTTAAATGTGGCCACAATTCAGCCTGTGAGTGCCCACTTTGATTATCTTAAATCTGATATTTGTTTGTTAAAAGTCGTTGAACCAGAGCTCGATAGGATCAACTATTTAATCAGTATTTCAGAAGAAGAACTGTCTCCTGCAAGTCTTGCTACTAAAGTTGCGATAAAAAGTTGTGTTAAAGATCTAATAAATAAGGGTTTATGGCCTAGTGCCGAGCTATTAGACTTTTAG
- a CDS encoding integrase arm-type DNA-binding domain-containing protein has translation MPKVIISLSDSKIKSVISTHKKSLDRNIKLSDGGSLYLLLDKKDGVYWRFDYVRPITKKRATIAIGVYPAYSLAKARSKRNEFREQLTQNLDPQF, from the coding sequence ATGCCAAAAGTTATTATCAGTCTTTCTGACTCTAAAATTAAATCAGTAATATCAACGCATAAAAAATCGTTGGATAGAAATATCAAGCTATCGGATGGTGGTAGTCTTTATTTACTTCTAGATAAAAAAGATGGCGTATATTGGCGTTTTGATTATGTTAGACCTATAACAAAGAAAAGAGCCACTATAGCTATTGGAGTCTATCCAGCTTATTCATTAGCGAAAGCTCGTTCGAAAAGAAATGAATTCAGAGAACAACTTACTCAGAATCTTGATCCTCAATTTTAA
- a CDS encoding ABC transporter ATP-binding protein → MTDALTLRDLSKTYRNGFQALKGIDLSVPEGEFYALLGPNGAGKSTTIGIISSLTKKTAGTVEIFGHNLETHPSQAKQFLGVVPQEFNFAQFEKTFDILVTQAGYYGIPKKIAEARAEEYLTKLGLWEKRSTQARMLSGGMKRRLMIARAMMHEPKLLILDEPTAGVDIELRRSMWEFLNEMNEKGTSIILTTHYLEEAEMLCRRIAIIDRGVIKEDTTMKNFLNQLNEESFILDLVEPIEPLTLEIIGVRFNLVDPVTLEVTLDKAHSMNDLFQLLESQNIQVRSMRNKSNRLEELFVKMVEKNLDGAKA, encoded by the coding sequence ATGACTGATGCATTGACGTTAAGGGATTTGTCAAAAACCTATCGAAATGGTTTTCAAGCACTGAAAGGCATTGACTTGAGCGTGCCTGAAGGTGAGTTTTACGCACTTTTAGGTCCAAATGGTGCAGGTAAATCCACCACTATTGGCATTATCAGCTCACTCACAAAAAAAACTGCTGGCACTGTTGAAATCTTTGGGCACAACTTGGAAACCCATCCCTCCCAAGCGAAACAATTTTTAGGCGTTGTGCCGCAAGAATTTAACTTTGCACAATTTGAAAAAACCTTTGATATTTTAGTCACCCAAGCAGGTTACTACGGTATTCCAAAGAAAATTGCGGAAGCGCGTGCCGAGGAATATCTAACCAAACTTGGCTTATGGGAAAAGCGTTCAACTCAAGCACGCATGCTCTCTGGCGGTATGAAACGTCGCCTGATGATTGCACGCGCCATGATGCATGAACCGAAACTGCTCATTTTAGATGAACCAACGGCAGGCGTAGATATTGAACTGCGTCGTTCGATGTGGGAGTTTCTAAATGAGATGAATGAAAAAGGTACTTCAATCATTTTGACTACACATTATTTAGAAGAAGCAGAAATGTTGTGCCGTCGTATCGCGATTATTGACCGCGGTGTGATTAAAGAAGACACGACCATGAAAAACTTCCTTAATCAACTCAATGAAGAATCTTTTATTTTAGATTTAGTCGAGCCGATTGAACCTTTGACACTCGAAATTATCGGTGTGCGTTTTAATCTTGTCGATCCAGTGACTTTAGAAGTGACTTTAGATAAAGCCCACAGCATGAATGACTTATTCCAATTGCTTGAATCACAAAACATTCAAGTTCGTAGCATGCGTAATAAATCGAATCGTTTAGAAGAACTCTTTGTAAAAATGGTCGAAAAAAATCTAGATGGAGCAAAAGCATGA
- a CDS encoding ABC transporter permease produces the protein MNLNQLSVALYTIVYKEVRRFMRIWPQTLLPPAITMSLYFVIFGNLVGSRIGQMGGFSYMEFIVPGLIMMAVITNSYANVSSSFFSAKFQKSIEELIMSPVPLHTILWGFVLGGVIRGVLVGIIVSAMSLFFSDLSITNWFVTIYTILITSLLFSLGGFINAVYAKSFDDISIIPTFILTPLTYLGGVFYAISALSPFWQNLSLINPIVYMVNAFRYGILGHSDVNVTISLSIITVCCAVLYGVAYQLLSRGSGMRE, from the coding sequence ATGAATTTAAATCAGCTCAGCGTTGCTTTATATACCATCGTTTATAAAGAAGTTCGTCGCTTTATGCGAATTTGGCCGCAAACCTTGCTACCACCTGCCATTACCATGAGTCTGTACTTTGTGATTTTTGGTAATTTGGTTGGTTCACGTATCGGACAAATGGGTGGATTCAGCTATATGGAATTCATCGTACCAGGTCTCATTATGATGGCGGTGATTACCAATAGTTATGCCAATGTTTCATCCAGTTTCTTTAGTGCCAAATTCCAAAAAAGTATTGAAGAATTGATCATGAGTCCTGTGCCTTTACATACCATTTTATGGGGCTTTGTGTTGGGCGGTGTGATTCGTGGCGTCTTGGTCGGCATCATTGTTAGCGCAATGAGTTTATTTTTCTCTGATTTATCCATCACCAATTGGTTTGTGACCATATATACGATTTTAATTACATCGCTTCTATTTTCATTGGGCGGTTTTATTAATGCGGTCTATGCCAAATCTTTCGATGATATTTCGATTATCCCAACTTTTATTTTGACACCTCTCACCTATTTAGGTGGTGTGTTTTATGCGATATCAGCATTAAGCCCTTTTTGGCAAAATCTTTCTTTAATTAACCCGATTGTGTATATGGTCAATGCGTTCCGTTATGGCATTTTGGGGCATAGCGATGTCAACGTGACTATTTCACTGTCTATTATTACGGTATGTTGTGCTGTCCTTTATGGTGTGGCATATCAATTACTCTCCCGTGGCTCAGGAATGCGTGAATAA
- the queF gene encoding NADPH-dependent 7-cyano-7-deazaguanine reductase QueF (Catalyzes the NADPH-dependent reduction of 7-cyano-7-deazaguanine (preQ0) to 7-aminomethyl-7-deazaguanine (preQ1) in queuosine biosynthesis), which yields MSVEHSLLGKDTNYPTTYQPDVLFPISRAPARETYAHVEGIQQGKDWWHVFEISWLNLSGVPQVAIGRITLPASSLNLIESKSLKLYFNSLNFAKFESKDAFIATVEKDLSKAAEAEIKLDLFHVDELEIAKPEGICIDDLTPSRLENHPDASLLALDDSNDDDVEINLYSHLLRSNCPVTGQPDWGTVFIRYHGKKPCYESILAYIISYRQHNGFHEQCVEQIFADIWQNLKPQNLMVYATYTRRGGLDINPCRVSDLSWMPRPIRLARQ from the coding sequence ATGAGTGTAGAACATTCTCTTCTTGGTAAAGACACCAATTACCCAACGACTTATCAGCCTGATGTGCTGTTCCCGATTTCACGTGCACCTGCGCGTGAAACTTATGCACATGTTGAAGGGATTCAACAAGGTAAAGATTGGTGGCATGTCTTCGAAATTTCTTGGTTAAATCTATCAGGTGTACCGCAAGTTGCGATTGGTCGCATCACTTTACCGGCATCTTCACTAAATTTAATCGAGTCAAAATCATTAAAGCTCTACTTTAATAGTCTAAACTTTGCCAAATTCGAATCGAAAGATGCGTTTATTGCCACGGTCGAAAAAGATTTATCAAAAGCCGCTGAAGCAGAAATCAAACTCGATTTATTCCATGTCGATGAATTAGAGATTGCCAAACCTGAAGGAATTTGTATTGATGATTTAACGCCAAGTCGTTTAGAAAACCATCCTGATGCATCATTATTGGCACTTGATGATTCAAACGATGATGATGTAGAAATCAATCTATATTCACATCTATTAAGAAGTAACTGTCCAGTCACAGGTCAACCTGATTGGGGAACAGTATTTATACGTTATCATGGCAAAAAGCCTTGTTACGAAAGTATTTTGGCTTATATTATTTCTTATCGTCAGCATAACGGTTTCCACGAACAATGTGTGGAACAGATTTTTGCCGATATTTGGCAAAATCTAAAGCCGCAAAATCTGATGGTATATGCAACGTATACACGTCGTGGTGGTTTAGATATTAATCCATGTCGTGTGTCTGACTTATCATGGATGCCTCGCCCTATTCGATTAGCGCGACAATAA